A genomic window from Canis lupus familiaris isolate Mischka breed German Shepherd chromosome 32, alternate assembly UU_Cfam_GSD_1.0, whole genome shotgun sequence includes:
- the CXCL10 gene encoding C-X-C motif chemokine 10 precursor translates to MNQSAVLIFCLIFLTLNGTQGIPLSRTIRCTCIKISDQPVNLRSLEKIEMIPASPSCPHVEIIATMKKSGEKRCLNPESKTIKSLVKAISKKRSRRSP, encoded by the exons ATGAACCAAAGTgctgttcttattttttgtcttatctTTCTGACTCTGAATGGTACTCAAG GAATACCTCTCTCTAGAACTATACGCTGTACCTGTATCAAGATTAGTGATCAACCTGTAAATCTAAGGTCCttagaaaaaattgaaatgattCCTGCAAGTCCATCGTGTCCACATGTTGAGATCAT TGCCACAATGAAAAAGAGTGGGGAGAAAAGATGTCTGAATCCAGAATCTAAGACCATCAAGAGTTTAGTGAAAGCAATTAGCAAGAAAAG gtctAGAAGATCTCCTTGA